A stretch of Candidatus Eremiobacteraceae bacterium DNA encodes these proteins:
- the rplX gene encoding 50S ribosomal protein L24 yields MKQTRLAAGDTVMVLSGKYKGKRGKIKLVRRHDGVAEVEGVNVVKRHSKATATAKAGILEKELPMPVGRLMYVCPKCNKPGKLARIVKGEGKERICRRCHEPADRPVKA; encoded by the coding sequence ATGAAGCAGACCAGATTGGCCGCCGGCGACACCGTGATGGTGCTGTCGGGCAAGTACAAAGGCAAGCGCGGCAAGATCAAGCTGGTGCGCCGCCACGACGGTGTCGCCGAAGTGGAAGGCGTCAACGTGGTCAAGCGCCATTCGAAGGCGACGGCGACGGCCAAGGCGGGCATCCTCGAGAAGGAGCTGCCGATGCCGGTGGGCCGGCTGATGTACGTATGCCCCAAGTGCAACAAGCCCGGCAAGCTCGCGCGCATCGTCAAGGGCGAGGGCAAAGAGCGCATCTGCCGGCGCTGCCACGAACCCGCCGACAGACCGGTGAAGGCATAA
- the rplN gene encoding 50S ribosomal protein L14: MIQSQTRLKVADNSGARELMVFHVKGGSRHPYAYVGDVVVATVKSAIPGAAVKKGNVVSAVIVRQKKKMRRPDGSFIRFDENAAVLINEQNNPRGTRIFGPVARELRDRDFMKIVSLAPEVL; this comes from the coding sequence GTGATCCAGTCCCAGACGCGGCTCAAAGTGGCCGATAACTCCGGCGCGCGCGAGCTGATGGTGTTCCACGTCAAGGGCGGCTCACGCCATCCCTACGCCTACGTGGGCGACGTCGTCGTGGCCACGGTCAAGAGCGCCATTCCCGGCGCGGCCGTGAAGAAAGGCAACGTCGTATCGGCCGTCATCGTGCGCCAGAAGAAGAAGATGCGCCGGCCCGACGGCTCGTTCATCCGCTTCGACGAAAACGCTGCCGTGCTGATCAACGAACAGAACAACCCGCGCGGCACGCGCATCTTCGGCCCCGTCGCGCGCGAACTGCGCGATCGCGACTTCATGAAGATCGTCTCGCTCGCGCCGGAGGTGCTTTAA
- the rpsQ gene encoding 30S ribosomal protein S17 has protein sequence MTENQTAARSVRKMRIGRVVSDKMHKSIVVRTEVNRADRHYGKITLRSTRYMAHDENNDAKVGDLVRIVETRPLSARKRWRLVEIVEKAK, from the coding sequence ATGACCGAGAATCAGACCGCGGCGCGCAGCGTCCGCAAGATGCGCATCGGGCGCGTGGTGTCCGACAAGATGCACAAGAGCATCGTCGTGCGCACCGAAGTGAACCGGGCGGATCGGCACTACGGCAAGATCACGCTGCGTTCCACGCGCTACATGGCGCACGATGAGAACAACGACGCCAAAGTCGGCGACCTCGTGCGCATCGTCGAAACACGCCCGCTTTCCGCGCGCAAGCGCTGGCGGCTGGTCGAGATCGTGGAGAAGGCGAAGTGA
- the rpmC gene encoding 50S ribosomal protein L29, producing MKSNELRALRELTTRELEEKLTATKEEMFNLRFQLVTGHLQDHATVSKLRRDIAQLYTLLAQRRLAG from the coding sequence TTGAAGTCTAACGAATTGCGCGCGCTGCGCGAGCTGACCACGCGCGAGCTTGAGGAAAAACTCACGGCCACCAAAGAAGAGATGTTCAACCTGCGCTTCCAGCTGGTCACCGGGCACCTGCAGGATCACGCCACGGTGAGCAAGCTGCGGCGCGATATCGCGCAACTGTACACCCTGCTGGCGCAGCGGCGCCTGGCGGGCTAG
- the rplP gene encoding 50S ribosomal protein L16, whose amino-acid sequence MLMPKRVKYRKMQRGRMKGRAMSGNTLHFGEYGLQALEPAWVSSRQIEAARIALTRHMKRGGKVWITVFPDKSYTKKPAETRQGSGKGAPEGWVAVVRPGRILFELAGVEPAVAKEALKLAASKLSIATKLVRREGVGESVEV is encoded by the coding sequence ATGTTGATGCCAAAACGCGTCAAGTACCGCAAGATGCAGCGCGGCCGCATGAAGGGCCGCGCCATGTCGGGCAACACGCTGCACTTCGGCGAGTACGGGCTGCAGGCGCTCGAGCCGGCGTGGGTGAGCAGCCGGCAGATCGAAGCCGCTCGTATCGCGCTGACGCGCCACATGAAGCGCGGCGGCAAGGTGTGGATCACCGTGTTCCCCGACAAATCATATACCAAGAAGCCCGCCGAGACGCGCCAAGGTTCCGGCAAGGGCGCGCCCGAGGGCTGGGTCGCGGTCGTGCGCCCGGGCCGCATCTTGTTCGAATTGGCCGGCGTGGAGCCGGCGGTCGCCAAGGAAGCGCTCAAACTTGCCGCTTCGAAGCTGTCGATCGCCACGAAGCTCGTCCGGCGCGAAGGGGTTGGTGAGTCCGTTGAAGTCTAA
- the rplV gene encoding 50S ribosomal protein L22: MQAHATVKFLKIPARKARRVVDVIRGKRVDRALVELSFSTLEASKAIHKLLRSAAANAENNHGMKPGDLVIARATVDGGPMFKRVEARARGSAGLKRRRMSHVTITVSDGEDA; encoded by the coding sequence ATGCAAGCGCACGCAACGGTCAAGTTCCTGAAGATCCCGGCGCGCAAGGCGCGCCGCGTGGTCGACGTCATCCGCGGCAAGCGCGTGGACCGCGCGCTCGTCGAGCTGTCGTTCTCGACGCTCGAGGCGAGCAAGGCGATCCACAAGCTGCTGCGTTCGGCGGCGGCCAATGCGGAGAACAACCACGGCATGAAGCCGGGCGACCTGGTCATCGCACGCGCGACGGTCGACGGCGGCCCGATGTTCAAACGCGTCGAGGCGCGGGCTCGCGGCTCGGCAGGCCTCAAGAGGAGAAGGATGTCACACGTGACCATCACCGTGTCGGACGGAGAGGACGCCTAG
- the rpsS gene encoding 30S ribosomal protein S19 produces MSRSTSKGPFIADHLLAKVERMNSTREKKVIKTWSRASTIVPAMVGHTIAVHDGRKHVPVYVQENMVGHKLGEFAPTRIFRGHGQGAAKAEATAVVK; encoded by the coding sequence ATGAGCCGTTCTACCAGCAAGGGACCGTTCATCGCCGACCATCTGCTCGCCAAGGTCGAGCGCATGAACTCGACGCGCGAGAAGAAGGTCATCAAGACATGGTCGCGCGCCTCGACGATCGTGCCGGCCATGGTCGGCCACACGATCGCGGTGCACGACGGGCGCAAGCACGTGCCGGTATACGTGCAGGAGAACATGGTGGGCCACAAGCTCGGCGAGTTCGCCCCGACGCGCATCTTCCGCGGCCACGGCCAAGGCGCCGCCAAAGCCGAAGCGACGGCGGTGGTCAAGTAG